In a single window of the Osmerus eperlanus chromosome 2, fOsmEpe2.1, whole genome shotgun sequence genome:
- the LOC134012033 gene encoding uncharacterized protein LOC134012033: protein MAGKYLLHEGFLKKRKDILKLTWATYWFRLQNTTLFFYTKKDGSALHLRGLYYIYTVQSVREVQKEGTKHYVFEITMTNGRKKVLAAETAALRTEWIRHLWRAMHMTSPGGTDPGSSWQEECDCIYDSPVSAHPLSYEDQDQDQDQDQDHDQDQGNWSLSVSSYEGLSNEEAIYQNTVSSHISFSDERDHHCRLDLPRGSCEQTTEVVEGVYDVLPARNSSYQINQSRPDMTQRESLYDVPLNNRRASERRAYRAEVTESVYDVPNSLLRKRSEYTSEPHSGKEPQAVGHLEDMMACLGVDRRPSGGGPGGPGRDAM from the exons AAGTTGACGTGGGCAACATACTGGTTCAGGCTCCAGAACACAACACTATTCTTCTACACTAAAAAAGATGGAAGTGCC CTGCACCTCAGAGGGCTCTACTACATCTACACT GTGCAGTCTGTCCGCGAGGTCCAGAAGGAGGGGACAAAGCACTATGTGTTTGAGATCACCATGACGAATGGGAGGAAGAAAGTGCTG GCTGCAGAAACGGCTGCTCTGAGGACGGAGTGGATCCGTCACCTCTGGAGGGCGATGCACATGACCTCTCCAGGGGGAACTGACCCTGGCAGCTCATG GCAAGAGGAGTGTGACTGCATCTATGACTCTCCAGTCTCTGCCCATCCACTCTCCTATGAGGACCAggaccaagaccaagaccaagaccaagaccatGACCAGGACCAAGGAAACTGGAGCCTGTCAGTGTCCTCCTATGAGGGTCTCAGCAATGAGGAGGCCATTTACCAGAACACCGTCTCATCTCATATTTCATTTTCTGATGAAAGGGACCACCACTGCAGGCTCGATCTGCCAAGGGGGAGTTGTGAACAGACaacagaggtggtggagggagtcTATGATGTTCTACCTGCCAGAAATT CTTCGTATCAAATTAACCAATCCAGACCAGACATGACACAGCGAGAAAGCCTCTATGATGTGCCTCTCAACAACAGACGGGCCAGTGAGCGCCGAG CATACAGAGCAGAGGTTACTGAGAGTGTCTATGACGTGCCAAACTCCTTACTGAGGAAAAGGTCTGAATACACATCAG aGCCCCACTCTGGGAAAGAACCACAGGCTGTAGGACATCTGGAGGACATGATGGCCTGCCTGGGAGTAGACCGTAGACCCAGTGGGGGAGGGCCTGGCGGGCCAGGGAGGGATGCTATGTGA